A genomic segment from Aegilops tauschii subsp. strangulata cultivar AL8/78 chromosome 1, Aet v6.0, whole genome shotgun sequence encodes:
- the LOC109759540 gene encoding uncharacterized protein, translated as MVAEQEVVEQERAVDSTEALILAAKVAAAANRRGSSPPTSESSTGKMNPRAPGWNKRLMQRRDFFFKFWGSTLLEEVGESLVPALVAVNGLAVVDLEVPQQAEHKAAQHWAVDSSQGQIFSTKEAVADTRESSRPTSELSMGKMNPQASGWNECCAGGAKWQVLKKAKDSLGAPYTKKPPEIDLGDDIAGGEEMEFPMQPIWEGVPVIEAEGEAQASEQSVGQTDPKTLGWTRRARIGAAAPGRTPCTDCTSALEKESAASQRTQETL; from the exons ATGGTGGCGGAGCAGGAGGTGGTGGAGCAGGAACGGGCGGTGGACAGCACCGAAGCTCTGATCTTGGCGGCCAAGGTAGCGGCAGCGGCGAACAGGAGAGGGAGCTCGCCCCCGACGTCGGAGTCGTCAACTGGGAAGATGAATCCCCGGGCGCCTGGATGGAATAAGAG GCTGATGCAGAGGAGGGATTTTTTTTTCAAGTTTTGGGGATCCACTCTGCTTGAGGAGGTAGGGGAGAGTTTGGTGCCGGCCCTTGTGGCTGTGAATGGCCTTGCGGTGGTGGATTTGGAGGTGCCACAGCAGGCGGAGCACAAGGCGGCACAACATTGGGCAGTGGACAGTAGCCAAGGACAAATCTTCTCGACGAAGGAGGCGGTGGCCGACACAAGGGAGAGCTCACGTCCGACTTCGGAGCTGTCAATGGGGAAGATGAATCCCCAAGCGTCGGGGTGGAACGAGTG CTGTGCCGGTGGTGCAAAGTGGCAAGTGCTGAAGAAAGCAAAGGACTCATTGGGAGCTCCGTACACTAAAAAGC CGCCGGAGATTGATCTGGGCGATGACATAGCCGGGGGCGAAGAAATGGAGTTCCCGATGCAACCAATTT GGGAGGGGGTGCCTGTCATTGAAGCAGAGGGTGAAGCGCAAGCATCCGAGCAGTCTGTTGGTCAAACTGACCCAAAAACTCTAGGATGGACAAGAAG GGCGAGGATTGGTGCTGCCGCTCCTGGCAGGACGCCATGTACAGATTGCACGAGCGCTCTCGAGAAGGAATCCGCAGCTTCACAGAGAACCCAGGAGACATTGTGA